In the Glycine max cultivar Williams 82 chromosome 6, Glycine_max_v4.0, whole genome shotgun sequence genome, gttttaaaaaaaacttggcGTTTTCCAGATTTCgctgtttttcctttttcaatttcTCTTTTTGGAATGGAGTTTTAGAATTTGGGTTTGGACTTTGTTCAGCTCAAACGACTGGAAATCAGGATTCTCTCacttatatacattattttgatCATATCACTAGCTAATACGAGATCTCCTACGTACCCCTCACACTGAGGACTGAACATCTCAAATATGAAGTTCGTAGAACTTGACATCTTTGGATGGTTCGATAACTCCAGATAACGAGTGACTGGACTGGATAAGCCTAATAACAATTACTATAATAAGTCCTAAATTatattagaatttgaatttgagtttaaCTTAACGGGTCACTAGTTACCTCCCACATATGTGCATTAGTTTGGTTATGTTACTAGTTAATATGAGATCTTTAACACACTCGTTCATGTTAAGGAAGGGACATCTCGATCATcctaataacaattattttggtAGACCTTAATATCATCTTACAATTTGAGTTAAGGTCTAACTTAACTCAAAATTTAGCTCAAAAAGTGAGAGTTGTCTCCTATTTATATACATTGTTTTATATTACTAATCAATGTAGAATCTCAAACATAAACCATGCTGTCAGTTAAGTTGGGTAAATAAGAATGAAcccatttaatttcaaaatgaaaaattggtTCATCATCGGGGAAACTCTGTTTTCTTGAAAGGAGTGGACTTTTGCGATGATTTGATGATGGATTGTTTTGGATCCATTGCTATACGTTTTCTAACTCAAACATGACATGGGGTGTTGTCGTGCATCGGAAAATTTATGTGATTCCAGTTGAATGTATTGGTTTTCTTGGGAATGCTGACTATAATTTAAGTAGAATTATTATGTCTTAATTGATATGGTGGTTTGCTTTTCTGCATTTGACTGAAAACTGTTTTGTGATTATTTAATTAACGCGCAGTTAAAATGCTGGACTGGGGTGAAGAAGGGCACCGGACAGAGGCTGAAATCGCTGCCCTCAGGTCGGCGTTTACACAAGAAGTTGCTGTTTGGCATAGACTTGAACATCCTAATGTCACTAAGGTGAATTTCCtttcatcatcttcaattttTCTCTTGTTGTTGGTTGAGTTTGTGGATTAAAATGTTGCGTTGCATTTTTATGGGGTGAGATGGGGTAAAGTTATTCAGTCCTCTGTCTTCCTCTATAATGTCAATGCCAAGCTGCATTTGGATTTATACTGTCTTTCAAAACTATCAAACTTTAGatctttttaattaatggtCTATTATTCCAACCTATTTGGCTTTCAGGGATTTCTTTTTTCACTATGTTACCCCCACCTCCCTGCTGGAAATTGTGAAATGGGGTTTCTTTTATGTTGTTGCAGGCCTTTTTATGATACTTTGATCATCTagcaaatttttttatgagcaTGATGTATGCAGGTTTCCTTCTGTAATAGTATTATAGatctttttatgatattttgattttatgtgATACAAGTAGTTCTTTTTTTTggctaaaatgtaatttttgtcgtcctattttctcaaatttacgtctttaatccctattttttaattgagacatttcaTTTCCACTTTTAAAAAGCTCacgattttagttttttattatttaattgagacattttatcccccacttttaaaaaattagcaaTTTTAGTTCTTGTGGTCAATTTCAAACATTGATCGCTGTATTCTATAAACGTTGACGGATAACTATTTGTTTATTATGCAcatgaaaaatgtttttgttgaattatttaattgctaacaaacttaatttattaaaaaaaaatagacattcaATAAGTTTGAAATTGACTAAGGGAactaaaattgtatattttttaaaaatggtggataaaatgtctcaattaaaaaataggaggactaaaattacaaattttttaaaagtggaGGATAAAATGTCTCACTTAAAAAATAGGGggactaaaattacatatttagaaaaataggaggatgaaaattacattttagcctttttattttattttattttgaagctTATTCAACATATATGAGCTTCCCTGTCCTACAAATTTTGTTCTCCTATTCTTTATGCTGATAATCAAATTTGGTTTGTTAACCAAGGATATGGAAGTTAGAATAATTTAAGGATAATAATGGTTTTGTTGGGTGAGTGTTAGGATATGCAAGTTGAAATAGTTGTTAAGACTGTAGAGAATCTTTTCAGGAATATCATTTGCAAAGCTTGCAGCGTCAGTTGCATAAAATATGACCATATTAACAAGGTCTGGAGCTCATTTTCCTTCAATGTTTAGATGTTAAAAAGCAATTTATAAGAGAACTCTGTTGATTATCTCCTATATAAGAAAAAGTAGTACAATTGTAATTCAAACTTCCGTCACTTTAAACAGATTAGATACTCTTTTGATGTAAGATTAGATAGTGATAGtagggaaaaaaaattgtggtttTGCTCTATGgcctttctatatatttttcttttattgcaaCTTCAAAGTTATTTGAGCCTGAAAGAGGGTTTGGTATGGTGGATTGAAATGAAAGTGAATAGGTATTTTCCATATGGGTCTTTATCGGTATTTATGTTGACCAAATCTTGTAAATAATTCAACCATGAAAGATATTCTATATCTTCATGCAACAACAATGTGCCCTGGTCTTTGTCCTACTATTTTCTAGGACAAAAGATCTTGTAATATCGAGAACAATGCTAGTCATAATGCTCCTTCCTACTCTTCAtaacattttctcttttctgtTCTATCTTATGACATTGGCACTTAATACCTCCACCCCTTTTCAAAGGGCATAATGCACTTTTCTGTAAGTGTTTTTCTTTCCTAGTTTCTCAagcaaattttttttccttcgtgTTTAGTTTATAGGGGCAACAATGGGGTCTTCAGAATTACAGATACAGACTGATAATGGTCTAATTAGCATGCCAAGCAATATCTGCTGTGTCGTTGTAGAGTATCTTGCTGGAGGTACGCTGAAATCTTTCCTAATAAAGAATAGGAGGAGGAAGTTAGCTTTTAAGGTTGTCGTCCAGCTGGCACTTGATCTTGCAAGAGGGTATTTATCATTTTGTAGTTTTACGTCAATGTAATTGTGGTTTAGCCGGTTATGGCCAAAGACTGTCTTGTAATTTGTTTTGATAGATAATCCCTCAAATTGAATTCACTTGGTTTTGCAGGCTGAGTTATCTTCACTCTCAGAAGGTTGTCCACAGAGATGTAAAGACAGAGAACATGCTGTTGGATAAGACACGCACTGTCAAAATTGCTGATTTTGGAGTAGCACGCGTTGAAGCTTCAAATCCAAACGACATGACTGGGGAGACTGGTACGCTTGGTTACATGGCTCCTGAGGTGTGTAGCCAGTTTCCCTAGAAACTTTTAccacaattaaaaaattttgtatgagcatatatttgaaatttcatcatGATGGAGATAAATCATTGTAATTGTTGATCTTCAGAGTCGAAGCATTAGTGCAGTGTCCAATACTCACTTGGTCTGATTGGAAATGGGAATATCCTGTCCCCATGTGTTATCTGAGTGGGGATTTATTTTCCCATTCTTCAGAGTCATTCATAACTTGCATGCATTCTTCAATAAAAAAGGtcatataaaagtattaaatatgtTCAAAGACAAAACTTGTGTAATTGACTACTCACTCATTTGACAAATGGGTGGTGGTTTCCAGGTTTTGAATGGCAACCCCTATAACAGGAAATGTGATGTGTACAGTTTTGGCATCTGTTTGTGGGAAATATATTGCTGTGACATGCCATATCCTGACCTAAGTTTCTCAGAGATTACTTCAGCCGTGGTTCGCCAGGTACATCTAATTCTGGTTTTGATTCTCTCATATGAGAAGTGTGTGTTTGATACTGTGGATTCAGATCTAACGAAgatattgatttatatttttttatgaaattttagaaTCTGAGAccagaaataccaagatgttgCCCAAGTTCTCTTGCAAATGTGATGAAGCGATGCTGGGACGCCAATCCCGATAAACGGCCCGAAATGGATGAGGTAGTTGCCATGATAGAGGCTATTGACACATCCAAAGGTGGAGGTATGATCCCTGTTGATCAGCAGCAGGGTTGTTTTTGCTTCCGTAAGCACAGAGGACCTTGATCCTTACTCCAACAATCTATTATGATTTTTAGCTATTCAAAGAATCAATAGGTATCTATGGTGAGAAAACAGGGATTGGAAAAGCCAAAATGAGAGGGATATACAATAGAGGGTATAGGAAGGAAAAGCTGGTGATGTGTCAATTCTTATGTAAATccataacttattttcttttgttcttcttACTTGACTGGCCTTGTAACCTTTAAGATTTTCATTATATTGTTTGTAATCTTGATTGATGTGATTAAATTGGATCTATTTGCTAGATATCCTCTCATCTGCTTGTTTCAGTAGTTTTGCTTTAAAACTTGCAATATTTTACAAAATGTGGTGTAGtggtcttaaatttttttttattggtaaatattaattgttaattttaatttattaatgggAGGATTTAAACCTTGgatctcttctcctttttctttttcatttattactaGATCAATCTTATATCTTCTAATAATCTATTACTTAATTATGGATAATTACAAAAGGAGCGGAAATGAGAGAGAAATCAAGCTTtacagcatttttttttttgaaatagatCAATCAATGCTTCTAAAGGTtggaaaagtaaataataaaaaaattacacaaaattaGTATTGTAGAAATAGGTCTAGATTATAATGTTTGGGATACTAGTTCATTAATTATTGTATAGgttcatttctattttttaatccttatcatTTATTATTGTACATCTACATTGCACTTGTTCATAATGATATCAGAAGTTCAGTACTTTCCACTATACTACTGTTTCATATTATGATCTTTCCAATAATCCTTGTATGTTCACATGTTTTCAATCGCATTTTGactttttttcattcaatttttattgcTCATTTTCGTGGCTTATAGTTACTTGAGGAGCTGCTATGTATAATCATTAATCaacaatgacatttttttttttggcacatTCATCAATTTCTTGCACAGAGCACATCTAGGCATCTAGCATATTCAACCACCATTCCTACCATGTTACTCACTTTGCTATTTCGCATTACGCCGAGCCCTTCTCGTCTCCTTTTCTAGGGATGATCGGATCAGATTTTGCCTACTTTAACTCTGCAATCCGAACGAATCCGATTATAGTTTGATTGATTCGGATCGAATCATCAGAtttattattaaagtaaaataataaaaaaaatagaaaagtaattctaatcatatgcatcatgcaatctaatatatttaactcaaactattttttaactattattaaaCTATGTCttacttattataattatagtaaTAATTGATGAGTAaccttaaaatgaaaaaatataataaatttgggTTGGATTAAAAAGCTCAAACACtaaatgttaacaaaaatgaaaaaaaaaataaaacatactaAGTAATCAAATGgattaaatcaaattgaatttttaaaagtgaaatttgaaatctgatCCAAACTCATTAGATTTACAATTTTTCAATCTAATCTAAATCAATCTGAATTTTTTGGTTTGGATCAATTCAGATTTATTATATTAGCATATTAATCCGTGATTACCCTTTTCACACCAGTTAAACACACTATTTGGCTCTTTCTACAGTACATTTTCATGGTTTTGGGCAGTATTAGTCTATTGGTTTTTATAGCCACTTACCATGTTTGAGTCTGAGACTCTTCTTCTACCAAAATgtccattttcatttttaagttcCATAATGTCCAATCTTCAGTATGGAACCACTCAATAGTGAAAATTATGTGCAATAGTTGAGTTAGATTTGGGCCTTTAAAGTTCAATCCATTGCAAACTAAACCTTTTAATTTTGGGTCTGTTTCTAACCATTGTTTAAAATATCTAGATTTGGATGGGAGGGATGGAGGTAAGGGGTCGGATAAGGGAGGGAGgcaaatatatgtaattttacaAAACCTTAGGATTAgtataatttattcaaaaaaaaaaaaacaaagaaaaaggggGGAAACAAAACTAAGATTTCCCTAACAGCATGAAAGGCATATATTAGAGTTGGGCAAGCACTAGAAATAAAGGTtaaatcaagatcaagaatatataaacaaattggGTTTCTTCCATGTGCTTCAATGGCCGATTAGGATGATACATATGGTGTTGACGCTTTGCCCATAGCCATAAGGGTTGAAATTAAACTAGGATGTCAAACTCACTTTAGCAACGTCTTCTTGTGTATCACATAaatcaaacaataataataataataaattaaagtatgAAAATAGATGAGCGAAACTTGTTATATAAGAAGTGAGacccatatttttttaaactccaATAAATTTTAGCTAATAGAGTGTGTTAATTACTAGCATTATATTTCTCAggtaatatatgtaaaaaaaacttttttaaaaaaaattctagccaaagataatattttaataagtggtttaaaaagtgttttttattgTTATCATGTTAGTGGTACCAACATTCACAAGTTTTGTTGATAATTTTGTTGATGACTAATATTTGTCGAAAAAATATGACTCAGCTTTGGTGTGCTAATTCTCTATCAATCACATTTTTTCatccttattttaaaaaattgtatcattaaaataagaagaaaaccctctactaaaaataataatatatctaaTAGGCACAATAATATGTTCACGAATATATTCAGCGTGCCAACAAATACATGGTTAATTACCTAATTTCATATTCTGAACTGGAGCGGATCAAGAAATGATCATTAATAGTACGAGTAATTTGTGATTGGAATCTCAATATTTCTATTGTTTCATTAAATTTCTTAGTTACCAGATAGAACAATTATAGTTCTAGGATATGTTTGGACAAATCTCTCCAAAATTCTTccaagagaataaaaaaataaaaatgaaatcaagctttttatgagttaaaattaatttatatataagttaaaaattatcttctaaaataattaatataaaaaattctacaAATTAACTTCTacctaagttaattttaacttataaagaaatttattatatatttttctcctaAAGAAGGTTTATAAGAGAACTTT is a window encoding:
- the LOC100809898 gene encoding serine/threonine-protein kinase STY13, yielding MKEGNDGFVRADQIDLKSIDEQLERHLSKVLMKQKEEDDAGSDHSRHSSSFATATKFKSVAGSAGATTFKKQRQEWEIDPSNLIIKSVIARGTFGTVHRGIYDGQDVAVKMLDWGEEGHRTEAEIAALRSAFTQEVAVWHRLEHPNVTKFIGATMGSSELQIQTDNGLISMPSNICCVVVEYLAGGTLKSFLIKNRRRKLAFKVVVQLALDLARGLSYLHSQKVVHRDVKTENMLLDKTRTVKIADFGVARVEASNPNDMTGETGTLGYMAPEVLNGNPYNRKCDVYSFGICLWEIYCCDMPYPDLSFSEITSAVVRQNLRPEIPRCCPSSLANVMKRCWDANPDKRPEMDEVVAMIEAIDTSKGGGMIPVDQQQGCFCFRKHRGP